The Pochonia chlamydosporia 170 chromosome 1, whole genome shotgun sequence genome window below encodes:
- a CDS encoding Zn2/Cys6 DNA-binding protein (similar to Glarea lozoyensis ATCC 20868 XP_008079745.1) has translation MPTTRKTAPASGNQRVVRRRMRAVTSCTDCHRRKQKCDRETPCSNCTVRGNQAKCHYEFFPPEKYPGIHNREQIIKLNATSFPSPDGATNSESHGSSKDSALKVQALGFSDGNPTTSIGLYNKALEVDGSFPAESNTTPASPPHTPSPWGSTAWYRASLRTLPPSAIIDNLAANFFNNVNWQYNPLDMVTFMEDKARWDRLTYADVSNNLLALPPDTRFFPALLFQVLALSLLYWDVSDSRCDSLKYKSDMTLEDVAREYSEAGLEMASILSRDELPRAGIQVNFLRTIFLKTLGKVQESWDSLGETINGARRLQWHLDVLVDDSPQPVPSMQYLWDCETRRKTWLNLCCWDAHMSIMLGRPLRVTLRDMETTPPIDAPVTQDRTRVAPYPRQEFDLPTLLTVQIVYHSVARFLIRVSLIQSKPGMNDEIQSLHEEIMDFSEHLPPYLWLENPDRRFDAHPDCFWLPDAREAVEATIWFTILALHRPHIFRNSKNRSHALRAGLCTLRAERKNFNDRPLRKYRSFAYLFATFDAAVTVASIYTLYPKDNPRSREEAIQGVDTVIDHFERVKSLNPLAETAANVLKALQVRIRRAARGYPMSTPASSTPSNAESSSNAWTPPVYNVSGSQAYQETDTCMDESLADLPPPLPLHDLLYNSLSGASFDKDLFPEVSDRERQDSILDWQFQGQFDNDAFWAFMNQMEPWGAPMS, from the exons ATGCCTACCACCAGGAAGACGGCGCCGGCTTCGGGCAATCAACGTGTTGtccggaggaggatgagagCTGTCACATCTTGCACAGATTGTCATCGCCGGAAGCAAAAG TGCGATCGCGAGACACCTTGCTCAAACTGCACCGTGCGCGGCAACCAA GCAAAGTGCCATTACGAATTCTTCCCCCCGGAGAAATATCCAGGCATTCATAACCGCGAGCAAATCATCAAGCTCAACGCGACCTCTTTTCCAAGTCCTGATGGAGCTACAAATAGTGAGTCGCATGGCTCTAGCAAAGATTCTGCTCTGAAAGTACAGGCGCTTGGATTCTCGGATGGAAACCCTACCACTTCAATTGGCTTGTACAATAAGGCACTGGAGGTTGATGGGTCTTTTCCTGCTGAATCTAACACTACTCCTGCTTCACCGCCGCATACGCCGTCACCATGGGGAAGTACTGCGTGGTACAGGGCGAGCCTTCGCACTCTGCCTCCGTCGGCTATCATCGACAATCTCGCCGCCAATTTCTTTAACAATGTGAATTGGCAATATAACCCGTTGGATATGGTGACATTCATGGAAGACAAGGCTCGCTGGGACAGGCTGACATACGCTGATGTGTCAAATAACCTCCTGGCCTTGCCACCGGACACTCGCTTCTTCCCAGCACTACTTTTCCAAGTGCTGGCCTTGTCTCTATTATACTGGGACGTGAGTGACAGCCGATGTGACAGCTTGAAGTACAAATCGGACATGACTCTGGAGGATGTCGCTAGAGAGTACAGTGAAGCCGGTTTGGAGATGGCCTCAATTCTCTCCAGGGATGAGCTTCCGCGAGCAGGAATTCAAGTCAATTTCCTTCGAACTATATTTCTCAAAACGCTGGGGAAAGTTCAAGAGAGTTGGGACTCTCTTGGTGAAACAATTAATGGCGCGAGACGTCTTCAGTGGCATCTAGATGTGCTTGTCGATGACTCTCCGCAGCCTGTGCCATCTATGCAATATTTATGGGATTGCGAAACGAGAAGGAAAAC ATGGTTGAATCTCTGCTGCTGGGATGCTCACATGTCCATCATGTTGGGGCGGCCGTTGAGAGTTACACTACGGGACATGGAGACCACGCCTCCAATCGATGCTCCGGTGACCCAGGATCGCACAAGAGTCGCGCCGTACCCAAGGCAAGAATTCGATTTGCCGACCTTATTGACGGTTCAAATCGTCTACCACAGCGTCGCACGGTTCCTCATCAGAGTGTCTTTAATTCAGTCCAAGCCAGGCATGAATGACGAAATTCAGAGCCTTCACGAGGAAATCATGGACTTCAGTGAGCATCTACCGCCTTATTTATGGCTTGAAAACCCGGACAGGAGGTTTGATGCTCATCCGGACTGCTTCTGGCTTCCCGATGCACGAGAGGCAGTTGAAGCAACGATCTGGTTCACCATCCTCGCACTACACAGGCCACACATTTTCAGAAATTCCAAGAATCGATCCCATGCCCTCAGAGCCGGCCTTTGTACCCTCCGGGCAGAAAGAAAGAATTTCAATGACCGGCCGCTGAGAAAGTACAGAAGTTTCGCGTACTTGTTCGCCACCTTCGACGCTGCTGTAACTGTGGCAAGCATTTACACGCTGTATCCCAAAGACAATCCCAGAAGCCGCGAGGAGGCCATTCAGGGAGTTGACACCGTCATAGATCATTTTGAGAGGGTAAAGTCACTCAATCCATTGGCCGAAACCGCAGCAAATGTCTTGAAAGCACTACAAGTCCGAATAAGAAGAGCTGCTCGGGGCTACCCCATGTCCACTCCTGCAAGCAGTACACCATCCAACGCTGAAAGTTCATCCAATGCTTGGACACCACCTGTGTACAATGTGAGCGGTAGCCAAGCCTACCAAGAGACAGATACTTGCATGGACGAAAGTCTCGCTGATTTACCCCCTCCATTGCCATTACATGATCTATTGTACAACAGTCTTTCTGGCGCCAGCTTCGACAAGGATCTATTCCCAGAAGTCTCTGATAGAGAACGGCAAGACTCGATCCTAGACTGGCAGTTTCAGGGACAATTCGACAATGATGCCTTTTGGGCCTTTATGAATCAGATGGAGCCATGGGGAGCCCCGATGAGCTGA
- a CDS encoding extracellular elastinolytic metalloproteinase precursor (similar to Aspergillus terreus NIH2624 XP_001216165.1) — protein sequence MKSAAILGLTGLAANVLAHPERRHANDASLDKRGVDLSKFRMPELSEYTVSSKAKSNPAVSSINKRGDYVGAARQLVKTVHPGAEFRVVDDHYVGTDGLAHVNFKQTVHGIDIDNADFNVNVSPDGTIFSYGNSFYKGKAPAESPLTKRAFTDPLNALKGVVDILGLSVKATGAKAEAKKGSETYTFKGTKGAVSDPEAKLVYLTKKDGTLALTWRVETDVMDNWLLTYIDADNSKDVHGVVDYVSDFATMQVYPWTVNDPTEGSRSIQTDPWNINASPFTWFGDGSKNYTTLWGNNAVAQTNYDGHNNINDYANSYRPTSAARKFEYNYSPSMSNKKDYQDASITQLFYSSNTYHDLLYTLGFNEAAGNFQTNNNGKGGKGNDFVVLNAQDGSGTNNANFATPPDGSRARMRMYMWTQTNPNRDCSFDSDVIIHEYTHGLSTRLTGGPANSGCLNGLESGGMGEGWSDFMAIAILAKSTDTRAKDFPVGAWVYNNPKGIRSYPYSTNTKTNPYTYATANQKNEVHAMGEIWANTLYEVFWNLVDKHGITADKYPTLDSKGVPKDGRYLTMKLVMGGMALQPCNPNMVSARDAILDADKQLTGASNKCEIWKAFAKRGLGTKANYNGGRNRVEDFTVPAGC from the coding sequence ATGAAGTCTGCTGCCATTCTTGGCCTTACTGGCCTGGCTGCCAATGTCCTGGCCCACCCTGAGAGACGACATGCCAACGATGCCTCTCTGGACAAGCGTGGTGTTGACCTGAGCAAGTTCCGCATGCCTGAGCTGTCAGAGTACACCGTTTCTTCCAAGGCCAAGTCAAACCCGGCTGTTAGCTCTATCAACAAGCGCGGTGACTATGTCGGCGCCGCCAGACAGCTCGTAAAGACTGTTCACCCCGGGGCTGAGTTCCGTGTTGTTGATGATCACTACGTTGGAACTGACGGCCTCGCccatgtcaacttcaagcagACAGTCCACGGCATTGATATCGACAATGCTGATTTCAATGTCAACGTTAGCCCCGATGGCACAATCTTCTCCTATGGCAACAGCTTCTACAAGGGCAAGGCTCCTGCCGAGAGCCCGCTGACCAAGCGAGCATTTACTGACCCCCTTAATGCTTTGAAGGGAGTTGTCGATATCCTTGGACTTTCCGTCAAGGCCACCGGCGCCAAGgccgaggccaagaaagGATCAGAGACTTACACCTTCAAAGGCACAAAGGGTGCTGTCAGCGATCCTGAAGCCAAGCTCGTCTATCTCACGAAGAAGGATGGCACGCTCGCCTTGACTTGGAGAGTTGAGACCGATGTTATGGACAACTGGCTGCTTACCTACATTGATGCTGATAACAGCAAAGACGTCCACGGCGTTGTTGACTACGTCTCCGACTTTGCTACCATGCAGGTTTATCCCTGGACCGTCAACGACCCTACTGAGGGCAGCCGCTCCATTCAGACTGACCCCTGGAACATCAATGCTTCTCCATTTACCtggtttggtgatggttccAAGAACTACACCACGCTCTGGGGTAACAATGCTGTTGCCCAGACCAACTATGACGGacacaacaacatcaacgactACGCCAACAGCTATCGCCCAACGTCCGCTGCTCGCAAGTTTGAGTACAATTACTCCCCTAGCATGTCCAACAAGAAGGACTACCAAGATGCCTCTATTACTCAGTTATTCTACAGCTCCAACACCTACCATGATCTCCTCTATACGTTGGGCTTCAACGAGGCTGCTGGTAACttccagaccaacaacaacggcaagGGTGGCAAAGGCAATGACTTTGTTGTCCTCAATGCCCAGGACGGCAGTGgcaccaacaatgccaacttCGCTACTCCTCCCGATGGTTCCCGAGCTCGCATGAGAATGTACATGTGGACTCAGACGAACCCTAACCGCGACTGCTCTTTTGACTCTGATGTCATCATCCACGAGTACACTCACGGTCTCTCCACCCGTCTGACTGGTGGTCCTGCCAACTCTGGCTGCCTCAACGGCCTTGAGTCTGGAGGCATGGGCGAGGGCTGGTCCGACTTCATGGCCATTGCTATTCTGGCTAAGTCTACTGATACCCGCGCCAAGGATTTCCCCGTTGGCGCTTGGGTCTACAATAACCCCAAGGGTATCCGATCCTACCCCTactccaccaacaccaagaccaacccATACACTTACGCCACTGCCAACCAGAAGAACGAGGTCCATGCTATGGGCGAGATCTGGGCCAACACTCTCTACGAGGTGTTCTGGAACCTTGTCGACAAGCACGGCATTACCGCCGATAAGTACCCTACTCTTGACAGCAAGGGCGTACCCAAGGATGGCCGTTACCTCACCATGAAGCTGGTCATGGGTGGCATGGCTCTTCAACCCTGCAACCCCAACATGGTCTCTGCCCGTGACGCCATCCTCGACGCCGATAAGCAACTCACTGGCGCTTCCAACAAGTGCGAGATCTGGAAGGCCTTTGCCAAGCGTGGTTTGGGCACCAAGGCCAACTACAACGGTGGCCGCAACCGTGTTGAGGATTTCACCGTCCCCGCCGGCTGCTAA
- a CDS encoding GPI transamidase component Gpi16 (similar to Neosartorya fischeri NRRL 181 XP_001258018.1) — translation MRPWLGALLATFVPGLATAADYHEQLNLRPLPLSQLLASFNFKSNTSIADFEAHNFRLFPRSLGQILEYAGTRELHLRFTLGRWDAETWGARPWDGTKEGGTGVELWAWMDAETERQADENWLTLTNALSGLFCASLNFIDGTRTVRPALSFQPEGHHSSETLAKTRLLHGVLPHEVVCTENLTPFLKLLPCHGKAGIASLLDGHKLFDSSFQSMAIDVKPICDNNGNCVLQMEQTIDMVMDVDRSKRPRDNPIPRPPPNHELVCDTTKPYHDDEHCFPADHLNGQDWTLSQIFGRPMKGTCPLADPKLPPVCLQVPNSRVVYASEGSTEIKDKNGMSRCYTFPPENEFALVLPKSEPKTPDEAAKELVEPIQPLLYAERSFTGHGQEHGGVQAILTNPNAVEVEFVYLESLPWFMRIYLHTLSTRISTSAAPNTNSSELIKQIHYRPALDRSRGTQLELLMRIPPKCTVFLTYDFEKAILRYTEYPPDANRGFDVAAAVIRTLEPQVMNLRTTSLLLYLPTPDFSMPYNVIIFTSTAIALAFGGLYNILVRRLVGADEVAGSKFLRNLLSKFQKKAAVQ, via the exons ATGCGTCCCTGGCTGGGGGCGTTGCTGGCAACTTTTGTCCCAGGACTCGCCACGGCTGCCGACTACCACGAGCAACTTAATCTGCGACCGCTACCGCTCTCCCAGCTTCTCGCAAGCTTCAATTTCAAATCAAATACGTCCATCGCCGACTTTGAGGCGCACAATTTCAGATTATTCCCCCGCTCACTTGGCCAGATACTGGAGTATGCAGGCACACGGGAGCTGCATCTACGGTTTACATTAGGTCGCTGGGATGCAGAGACATGGGGAGCCCGACCGTGGGATGGTACAAAGGAAGGGGGCACAGGTGTAGAGTTGTGGGCGTGGATGGATGCCGAAACCGAGCGACAAGCAGACGAGAACTGGCTGACCCTGACGAATGCCTTGTCTGGCCTGTTCTGCGCGAGTCTAAACTTTATCGACGGAACAAGGACGGTACGGCCGGCTCTGTCATTTCAACCAGAGGGCCACCATTCGAGCGAGAcgctggcaaagacgagaTTATTACATGGTGTTTTGCCGCATGAGGTTGTGTGCACTGAGAATTTGACGCCCTTcttgaagctgctgccgTGCCACGGGAAAGCAGGCATTGCGAGTCTGTTAGACGGTCATAAGTTATTTGATTCATCCTTTCAGAGCATGGCGATTGATGTGAAGCCAATCTGCGACAACAACGGCAATTGCGTGTTGCAGATGGAACAGACGATTGACATGGttatggatgttgatcgatccAAGAGGCCTAGAG ATAATCCTATCCCGCGGCCGCCTCCCAATCACGAACTAGTCTGCGACACGACCAAGCCCTACCACGATGACGAGCACTGCTTCCCAGCCGACCATCTCAATGGCCAGGACTGGACGCTTTCTCAAATATTTGGCCGCCCGATGAAAGGCACATGCCCCCTCGCCGACCCTAAACTGCCACCCGTGTGCCTTCAAGTCCCCAATTCGCGCGTCGTCTATGCGTCTGAAGGGTCGACCGAAATCAAGGACAAAAACGGCATGTCCAGATGCTACACATTCCCGCCCGAAAACGAATTCGCCCTCGTGCTCCCCAAATCCGAGCCCAAAACCCCAGACGAAGCAGCAAAGGAACTCGTCGAGCCCATACAGCCGCTCCTCTACGCAGAGCGCAGTTTCACCGGCCACGGTCAAGAGCACGGCGGTGTCCAAGCCATTCTCACCAACCCCAACGCCGTGGAAGTCGAATTCGTCTACCTCGAATCCCTCCCCTGGTTCATGCGCATATACCTCCACACCCTATCCACACGCATTTCAACCTCGGCCGCCCCAAACACCAATTCATCCGAACTCATCAAGCAAATCCACTACCGCCCTGCTCTCGACCGCTCCCGCGGCACCCAGCTGGAGCTTCTGATGCGAATTCCCCCCAAATGCACCGTCTTCCTCACATATGACTTTGAAAAAGCCATCTTGCGATACACAGAATACCCACCTGATGCGAATCGCGGCTTCGATGTCGCAGCAGCCGTGATTCGCACCCTCGAACCGCAAGTCATGAACCTCCGTACCACTAGTTTGCTGCTGTATCTGCCCACGCCGGACTTTAGTATGCCGTACAATGTGATTATTTTTACGTCGACGGCTATTGCGCTTGCGTTTGGTGGACTGTATAATATCCTGGTGAGGAGGTTAGTTGGCGCGGATGAGGTTGCTGGGTCCAAGTTTTTGAGGAATCTATTGAGCAAGTTTCAGAAAAAGGCGGCTGTGCAATAA